The DNA window GCCATGCGCGCGACGTTGCGGTTATCCTCGCCCGCCTGGTTGGCGCAGCCCAGGATCACGTCATCGACCCGGTCCCATTCGACCGAGGCGTTGCGCGACACCAGTTCCCGCAACGGGATCGCGGCCAGATCATCCGCGCGCACCGACGACAACGCGCCGCCATATCGCCCGATCGGGGTCCGTAGTGCATCACAGATGAATGCGTCCGTCATATAAGCCTCCTCCGCTCGGTTGGCCGGTATTCACCGACCGCTCGGTCACCAATATACAGATCAACACATCACTGGCAAAGACAAATTTTCAGGAAAACCGTGACGCGTTGGCCTTGAAGGATTTCCCGTTTCAGATCAGCTCCTTGCGCTCTCTCCGCGCCAGATCCTCTACCCGTCGCCGCGATTCTTGGGTGCTTTCCGGCAGCAGACCGACAGAATCGGCAAAGCTGGCCCCGACCCAACGATCCGCGGCGGGCGACAGTTTCACATAGAGATGCCGGAACAAGTCATGCGCCGCGCCGGCGGGCCAGTCGGCGGGCATCGCCTCGGCCGGCAGGCGCGGATCGGCCAGCGCGGCGTGGCGGTATTCGTCGGTCAGGCGCAGGCGCAGGGCCAGCGCCTCGGCATCCTCCAGCCCGGCGGTCTCGATCCCCGACGCGAGGCCCGAAAACCGCGCCAGAAACGCGCGATAGATGCGCGCCACATCCGCCAGCGGCCAATGGCGCGCGGCGAATTCCGGCAGATCGGACACGCCCGCGATGCTGCGGGCGCGCAGGACCGGGCCGGGCGGCAGGACCAGACGCGGTGAATCGGGCGCGATGGCCCCGTCGCCAAGCGCGGCCCAGCCCGGCTGCGGCGGCGCGCTCAGCGCGACGACCCATGCGGTCGGCAGATCGGGGGGCGAAAACAGGATGCGGCCGGCGCGGCGGAATTCGTCCTGCGCGGCGGCCGACAAACGATAAAAGCTGCGCCGTCCGATCCGCTCGCCCTGCAACCTGCCCGCCGCGACCAGCCGCGAGACGGCCGTGCGGACAAGGCTTTCGCTGATCCCCTGCCGCGCGCAGCACGCGATCAGCGTGCCCATCCACAGGACGCCGCCGCGCGGCTCGACCACGTCGCCGTAGAGGGTGACGATAAAGGACGACGCACGGGGCGGGGTCACGAACAGGGTATGACGCGCGGGTTTGTTCACGGCGGACGACTTTGGATGACGGTTCCGCCAAGGATAGGCCGCAGACGCCGCGCGGTCCAGCGTGCTGCCAGTCGCGCCTGCCCGCGCGGCCGGATCAGCCGGATCAGTCGTTCAGAACCGCCATGTGATCGGCGTCCCATCCGATCCAGACCGGATCGCCGCCAAGCGCGCGGCCGGTGTCGGCATCGACATAGGCCCGAAGCTGCGCCTCCTCGGTCTCGCCCACGGCGATCTGCATCGCCATGCGAGAGCCAAGGAAGGTCCGGCCGACCACGCGACCCTGCACGGCATTCTCGGTCTGCGGGCGTTCGTTGTGAAATCCCAGCTTCTCCAGCCGGACCGAGGCGGTGACGGTCTGCCCCGCATCGGGCACCGAGGCGGGCGCCGTGCCCGTCAGCGTCGTGCCCTGCCAGTCCATCACGATCCTGTCGCCGTCGGTGCCGCGCACCCGGCCCGACAGCAGGTTGGTTTCGCCGATGAATTGGGCCACGAAGCGGCTGGCGGGGTGGAAATACAGCTGCTCGGGCGTGCCGTCCTGTTCGACGCGGCCCTTGTTCAGGACCACGATGCGGTCGGACATGGTCAGCGCCTCTTCCTGATCGTGGGTGACGAAGAAGAAGGTCTTGTCGGTGCGGCGCTGGATCGACTTCAGTTCCTGCTGCACCTGCCCGCGCAGCTTGGCGTCCAGCGCGCCAAGCGGCTCGTCCAGCAGCAGCAGCGCCGGATCGGGCGCCAGCGCACGGGCCAGGGCCACGCGCTGACGCTGGCCGCCCGACAACTGCACCGGATAGCGGTCGGCATAGGCCTCAAGTTCCAGAAACGACAGGATCTCGGTCAGGCGGTTGCTGATGGCGGCCTTGCCCATGCCCTTCAGTTCCAGCCCGAAGGACACGTTCTGCGCCACCGTCATGTGCGGAAACAGCGCGTAATCCTGAAACACCATGTTCACATGGCGCTTTTCGGGCGGCTGGTTGGTCACATCGACGCCGTCCAGGATCACGCGCCCCGTCGTCGGACGCTCGAACCCGCCCAGGATGCGCAGCGTGGTGGACTTGCCGCAGCCCGAGGGGCCCAGAAAGGTCACGAACTCGCCCCGCGCGATGTCCAGCGTCAGGCTGTCCAGCGCGACGGTCTGGCCGAAATGCTTGGACAGCCCGTCGATGCGGACAAGCGGTGTCTGGTCGGTCATGGCTCAGCTTTCCTTGTTCAGGCGGCGGGTGAAGCGTTCGGCCCAGATGCCGATGGCGGCGGTCAGGACCAGCGCGACGGTGGCGATGGCATTGATCTCGGGGCTCATGCCCGACCGCAGCTTGGCGAAAATCAGCACCGGCAGCGTCGGGTCGTATCCGCCAAGGAAGAACGAGCGCACGAAATCGTCGAACGACAGCAGCAGGCAGAAGATCGATGCCCCCAGGATCGCCGGGACCAGATACGGCAGGGTGATGCGCACGAAGGAAATCAGCGGATCGGCGCCCAGATCGCGCGCCGCCTCGATCTGGCTTCGGGGCAGGGTCGACAGGCGCGCCATCACCACCAGCGCCACGAACGGCACGTTATGCACCGCATGCGCCCAGACGATGGCGCCCATCCCCGGCTCGATCCCCAGCCAGCGGGCATAGATGCGAAACGCGATGGCCGAGATGATGCCCGGCACCAGCGCCGGCAGCACGGTCAGCCCGAAGATCGCCAGTCGCCCGGCAAAGCGACGCCCCTCCAGCAGGACCGCGATCCAGGTGCCGACCAGCACCGACACCAGCGTCGCCAGAACGGCGATGGCCAGCGAATAGCCGAAAGTGGACAGCACCTCGGCATCGGCGAAGACGCCGGTGTACCAGTCCAGGGTCCAGGACCGGATCGGAAAGCCGATGAACTTGCTGTCCTTGAACCCCATCACCACCATCAGGATCAGCGGCACAAAGACGTAAAGGACGAACGCCCAATAGACGCAGGCTAGAAAGATCCGGTTGCCGCGAAACAATTCGACCCGGTCGTTCATGGTCGTTCTCCTCTGCGCAGCGACCCCATCAGTTTCTGAAATGCCGCGGTGATCAGCAGCGCGGCCATGAACATGATTGTGGCAAAGGCCGCGCCCGTCGGCCATTCGTCGCCCGCCACGTGGAAGAACCCCGCGATGGTCTGGGCAAAGACGGTGGTGGACGGTCCCCCCAGCAGGATCGGCGTGGCGTAAAACCCGGTCGAGATCAGGAAGACCAGCGTGCAGCCCGACGCGATCCCCTCGATCGTCAGGGGCAGGGAGATGCGGCGAAACCGCGTCCACGCCCCCGCGCCCAGATCGGCCGCCGCCTCGTTCATGCTTTTGGGCAGTTTTTCCAGCGCCGAATACAGCGGCAGCAGCATGTAAAGCGCGGTCAGATAGACGATGCCTACGCCCATCGAAAAGCTGGTATACATGAACGGGATCGGCCGGTCGATCAGCCCAAGCGTCTGCAGCACAAGGTTCACAGCACCTGTATTGCCCAGCAGGATCATGATCGCATAGGTGCGCACGATCTCGCCCACCCAGAACGGCACCAGCAGCAGCAGCAGAAACAGCATCTGGTTCTTGCGGCTGACATGGC is part of the Paracoccus stylophorae genome and encodes:
- a CDS encoding PaaX family transcriptional regulator C-terminal domain-containing protein, whose translation is MNKPARHTLFVTPPRASSFIVTLYGDVVEPRGGVLWMGTLIACCARQGISESLVRTAVSRLVAAGRLQGERIGRRSFYRLSAAAQDEFRRAGRILFSPPDLPTAWVVALSAPPQPGWAALGDGAIAPDSPRLVLPPGPVLRARSIAGVSDLPEFAARHWPLADVARIYRAFLARFSGLASGIETAGLEDAEALALRLRLTDEYRHAALADPRLPAEAMPADWPAGAAHDLFRHLYVKLSPAADRWVGASFADSVGLLPESTQESRRRVEDLARRERKELI
- a CDS encoding ABC transporter ATP-binding protein — protein: MTDQTPLVRIDGLSKHFGQTVALDSLTLDIARGEFVTFLGPSGCGKSTTLRILGGFERPTTGRVILDGVDVTNQPPEKRHVNMVFQDYALFPHMTVAQNVSFGLELKGMGKAAISNRLTEILSFLELEAYADRYPVQLSGGQRQRVALARALAPDPALLLLDEPLGALDAKLRGQVQQELKSIQRRTDKTFFFVTHDQEEALTMSDRIVVLNKGRVEQDGTPEQLYFHPASRFVAQFIGETNLLSGRVRGTDGDRIVMDWQGTTLTGTAPASVPDAGQTVTASVRLEKLGFHNERPQTENAVQGRVVGRTFLGSRMAMQIAVGETEEAQLRAYVDADTGRALGGDPVWIGWDADHMAVLND
- a CDS encoding ABC transporter permease produces the protein MFRGNRIFLACVYWAFVLYVFVPLILMVVMGFKDSKFIGFPIRSWTLDWYTGVFADAEVLSTFGYSLAIAVLATLVSVLVGTWIAVLLEGRRFAGRLAIFGLTVLPALVPGIISAIAFRIYARWLGIEPGMGAIVWAHAVHNVPFVALVVMARLSTLPRSQIEAARDLGADPLISFVRITLPYLVPAILGASIFCLLLSFDDFVRSFFLGGYDPTLPVLIFAKLRSGMSPEINAIATVALVLTAAIGIWAERFTRRLNKES
- a CDS encoding ABC transporter permease, with the protein product MTHHASAGQDGRAMIDKAEGRTFWGRLAGWGPYRTLMRLATSSPRRQFVILAVFPVLWVVTQHLGPMLQMLRVSLTDAYPVAPGVQQHFTLDNYARFFGDRIFWMPFFRTLTFAGVFTFCTLIITYPVAYFLARHVSRKNQMLFLLLLLVPFWVGEIVRTYAIMILLGNTGAVNLVLQTLGLIDRPIPFMYTSFSMGVGIVYLTALYMLLPLYSALEKLPKSMNEAAADLGAGAWTRFRRISLPLTIEGIASGCTLVFLISTGFYATPILLGGPSTTVFAQTIAGFFHVAGDEWPTGAAFATIMFMAALLITAAFQKLMGSLRRGERP